In Bacillus weihaiensis, the genomic stretch TATATACCTAAGTACAGGAATTGTTTTTTTACCATATATGAGCTACTTAGCTATTTGGTTTTTGCCTGGGTTTAAGATAGGGAAGAGTCTATTTTCAGTCACTCCAAAAAAATGGCATTGTGATATATAAAAATAGAAATGTCTTTATAAAAGATATTCGAACCATTGATTTAGTGAGAAATCCTTTAAATCTAATTAACGACATTGTTATAGAGTCTTTTGAAGGTGACAAGTTAAAGATACGTACATATAACCTCCTTGATGAAATAGATTATGAAATTGTAGTAGATAAGTATATTTATCCCTACTTAACTGAGACTGCAAAGGAGGTTTGGGATCGGAAAGTGAATCTAGAAAAATTACAGAGAATAGCGAAATATGAGAGAGGGCACCAAAACTTTGAGTGACTTTCATGTCAACTCCCGAAATTGCTTGTATCACACTATGAGACAGTACAACATGCTACTTGATGAAGTGAAAAAGTATGAAAGGAAGAAAATAGCGAGAGGTAGGAATAAGGAAGAATATTGGGCTTAAAATAAACAATGGAATGATATTGTTTTTAAAGTTTGAGGTGGTATCATTTGATGAATGTTAAGAGTGAAAATGGATCGTTACATATTAAAGGCTCAAAATTCATGTATGCATGGATGGCTGTATTCACATTTAGTGGTATATTTGCGAGCCTATTTATTATATCTGAGGGGTTTTCATTTGAATCAAAATATTCTCTATTCTATATAGCAGGAGGTATTTCCCTCTTACCTATTTTTATTTATTTAACTGTATGGGCGCTTCCTGGATTTAAACCAGGAAAAGTCTTGTTGACCATTATCCCGAGAGAAAATGGTGTAGTGAAATCTAAAAATAGAACGGTTTCTATAAAAGATATTCGAAACATCGACTTAATAAGAAACCCGTTAAATCTGATTAATGATATAGTCATAGAATCTTTTGACGGTAGAAAGTTTAAGATTCGAACTTATAACTTAATTGATGAATTAGATTATGAGGTTATGATTGATAAATACATCTATCCATATATGACAGATAACGCAAAGGAAGTATGGGATCGAAAGGTGAATTTGGAAGTATTGCTTGAAGAAGTAAAGTACGAAAGAGAGAAAATCGAGAGGTAGAAATAAAGAGGAATTTTGGTGCTTCAATTAAAAAAGGAATGATATTGAAAGAACTTGTTTTATAGTTTGAGGTGGTAAGATTTGCTGAATGTTAAGAGTGAAAATGGAGCGTTACATATTAAAGGCTCAAAATGTATGTATGTATGTATGTATGTATGTATGTATGTATGTATGGTTGGCTCTAGCTACAGTTGGTTTTTTAATAGGTTGTATAATCTTAATCATTAACGGGTTAAAATTTGAATTAAGCTATTCCTTACTTTATCTAGGTGGAGGGTTAATTTTTACCCCGTTTTATATCTATATTACTCTTTGGGCATTACCTGGATTTCTTCCAGGTAGAATTCTCCTGACGATTATTCCTGGTGAAAGAGGTTCGATAG encodes the following:
- a CDS encoding DUF5381 family protein encodes the protein MTVFVFGSLSACIFLIGEGFSFQSNYSLIYLSTGIVFLPYMSYLAIWFLPGFKIGKSLFSVTPKKWHCDI
- a CDS encoding DUF5381 family protein, whose amino-acid sequence is MIYKNRNVFIKDIRTIDLVRNPLNLINDIVIESFEGDKLKIRTYNLLDEIDYEIVVDKYIYPYLTETAKEVWDRKVNLEKLQRIAKYERGHQNFE
- a CDS encoding DUF5381 family protein, giving the protein MNVKSENGSLHIKGSKFMYAWMAVFTFSGIFASLFIISEGFSFESKYSLFYIAGGISLLPIFIYLTVWALPGFKPGKVLLTIIPRENGVVKSKNRTVSIKDIRNIDLIRNPLNLINDIVIESFDGRKFKIRTYNLIDELDYEVMIDKYIYPYMTDNAKEVWDRKVNLEVLLEEVKYEREKIER
- a CDS encoding DUF5381 family protein, which gives rise to MLRVKMERYILKAQNVCMYVCMYVCMYVWLALATVGFLIGCIILIINGLKFELSYSLLYLGGGLIFTPFYIYITLWALPGFLPGRILLTIIPGERGSIESKKGKVFFDHIQNIHLIRNPLNFINDVVIETFDDRIVKIRTYKLLDDLDYQIIVDKFTYPYMNENAKKVWDRQVNLEKLQDIAKYKRAQ